In Streptomyces qaidamensis, one DNA window encodes the following:
- a CDS encoding ABC transporter substrate-binding protein — MHDLSPSGASLSAPSRRTLLRGVGGAALLGAGIPLLSACGGSGSSADPKTVTLGSNSSDAVPKKAFAEIYAAFTKKSGIKVDVNTKDHNTFQEQINSYLQGTPDDVFTWFAGYRMQFFASKKLAAPIDDVWQKIGGNFPEAMQKLSKGEDGKYYFVPLYTYPWAVFYRKSVFAQHGYEVPTTWDDFTALCKRMQKDGLVPIAFGDKDAWPAMGTFDQINFRTNGYDFHVELMAGKASWTDPKVRKVFDHWTELLPYHQEGAVGRTWQDAAQTLVAKKAGMYLLGTFVGQQFTNKADLDDLDFFAFPEIDPQFGQDTVEAPTDGFMLSKAPKNRDGAVKLLEYLGTPEAEQIYLKSDPNVVAASTKADTSSYTALQKKAYEMISGAKSLTQFMDRDSRPDFTSTVMQPALQNFVRNPKNVDSILSSIERQKKTIFASS; from the coding sequence ATGCACGACCTCTCTCCCTCCGGAGCCTCCCTCTCCGCTCCCAGCCGCCGCACTCTCCTGCGCGGCGTGGGCGGCGCCGCCCTGCTCGGCGCCGGCATACCCCTGCTGAGCGCCTGCGGCGGCAGCGGATCGTCCGCCGACCCGAAGACGGTCACTCTCGGCTCCAACTCGTCCGACGCCGTGCCGAAGAAGGCGTTCGCGGAGATCTACGCCGCCTTCACCAAGAAGTCCGGCATCAAGGTCGACGTGAACACCAAGGACCACAACACGTTCCAGGAGCAGATCAACTCCTATCTGCAGGGCACGCCCGACGACGTGTTCACCTGGTTCGCCGGCTACCGCATGCAGTTCTTCGCCTCGAAGAAGCTGGCCGCGCCGATCGACGACGTGTGGCAGAAGATCGGCGGCAACTTCCCCGAGGCGATGCAGAAGCTCAGCAAGGGCGAGGACGGCAAGTACTACTTCGTGCCGCTGTACACGTACCCGTGGGCGGTGTTCTACCGCAAGAGCGTCTTCGCGCAGCACGGCTACGAGGTCCCCACCACCTGGGACGACTTCACCGCCCTGTGCAAGCGGATGCAGAAGGACGGGCTGGTGCCGATCGCCTTCGGCGACAAGGACGCCTGGCCCGCGATGGGCACCTTCGACCAGATCAACTTCCGCACCAACGGCTACGACTTCCACGTCGAGCTGATGGCCGGCAAGGCCTCCTGGACCGACCCCAAGGTGCGCAAGGTCTTCGACCACTGGACGGAGCTCCTGCCCTACCACCAGGAGGGCGCGGTGGGCCGCACCTGGCAGGACGCGGCGCAGACACTGGTGGCCAAGAAGGCCGGCATGTACCTCCTGGGCACCTTCGTCGGCCAGCAGTTCACGAACAAGGCCGACCTGGACGACCTCGACTTCTTCGCCTTCCCGGAGATCGACCCGCAGTTCGGGCAGGACACCGTCGAGGCGCCGACCGACGGCTTCATGCTCTCCAAGGCCCCGAAGAACCGCGACGGTGCCGTCAAGCTCCTCGAGTACCTGGGCACCCCCGAGGCCGAGCAGATCTACCTGAAGTCCGACCCGAACGTGGTGGCCGCCTCCACCAAGGCCGACACCTCCTCCTACACCGCGCTGCAGAAGAAGGCGTACGAGATGATCTCCGGCGCGAAGAGCCTCACGCAGTTCATGGACCGCGACTCCCGCCCGGACTTCACCTCCACGGTGATGCAGCCCGCGCTGCAGAACTTCGTCCGCAACCCCAAGAACGTCGACAGCATCCTCTCGTCGATCGAACGCCAGAAGAAGACGATCTTCGCCTCCTCCTGA
- a CDS encoding sensor histidine kinase encodes MRWALVKVSLAVTTMVVVAFAVPLGLVIREMARDRAFSGAEREAAAVAPALSITTDRDQLERVVASAGSDAGMAVHLPAGDGQEALELGRRRAAEADIAAVRKLGRASTTGVTGGSTLLQPVALSTGRIAVVEVYVPESDVTNGVGTAWAVLAAVGVALILGSVAVADRLGVRMVRPAQRLVEGAHDLGEGRLGARVPEEGPSELRLAAVAFNSMADQVVQLLANERELAADLSHRLRTPLTVLRLNTASLGEGPAADQTRTAVEQLEREVDTIIRTAREAKPQTAAAGPGAGCDAAEVVRERMAFWSALAEDEGRKWRVAGADRPVRIPVARADLAAALDALLGNVFRHTAEGTAFAVDVHNGEDAVIVLVSDAGPGIPDPEAAMARGRGSGSDGSTGLGLDIVRRLAESTGGDVRIGSSVLGGTEVRIWIQLDGRAPATGGHRQPRRRRPGRLAAVHHRSRSH; translated from the coding sequence ATGAGGTGGGCCCTGGTCAAGGTGTCGCTGGCGGTGACCACCATGGTCGTGGTCGCCTTCGCGGTGCCGCTCGGACTCGTCATCCGCGAGATGGCCCGCGACCGTGCCTTCTCGGGCGCCGAGCGGGAGGCAGCGGCGGTCGCCCCCGCCCTGTCCATCACCACCGACCGCGACCAGCTGGAGCGGGTCGTCGCCTCCGCCGGTTCCGACGCCGGGATGGCCGTGCACCTCCCGGCGGGCGACGGCCAGGAGGCCCTCGAACTCGGGCGCCGGCGCGCCGCCGAAGCCGACATCGCGGCTGTGCGGAAGCTGGGCCGCGCCTCCACCACGGGCGTCACGGGCGGCTCGACGCTGCTCCAGCCGGTCGCCCTCAGCACCGGCAGGATCGCGGTCGTCGAGGTGTACGTGCCGGAGTCCGACGTCACCAACGGTGTGGGCACGGCCTGGGCGGTGCTCGCCGCGGTCGGGGTGGCGCTGATCCTCGGCTCGGTCGCGGTCGCCGACCGGCTGGGCGTCCGCATGGTCCGGCCCGCGCAGCGCCTGGTCGAGGGGGCACACGACCTGGGGGAGGGCCGGCTGGGGGCCCGCGTCCCCGAGGAGGGCCCGAGCGAACTGCGGCTCGCGGCGGTCGCGTTCAACTCCATGGCCGACCAGGTCGTCCAGCTCCTGGCGAACGAGCGGGAGCTGGCGGCCGACCTGTCCCACCGGCTGCGGACGCCCCTGACCGTGCTGCGGCTCAACACCGCCTCGCTCGGCGAGGGACCGGCCGCCGACCAGACCCGCACCGCGGTCGAGCAGCTGGAGCGCGAGGTCGACACCATCATCCGTACGGCCCGGGAGGCCAAGCCGCAGACGGCCGCGGCCGGTCCGGGCGCCGGGTGCGACGCGGCCGAGGTGGTCCGGGAGCGGATGGCGTTCTGGTCGGCGCTCGCCGAGGACGAGGGCCGCAAGTGGCGGGTGGCCGGGGCCGACCGGCCGGTGCGCATACCCGTGGCCCGGGCCGACCTGGCCGCCGCGCTGGACGCGCTGCTCGGCAACGTCTTCCGGCACACCGCGGAGGGCACCGCCTTCGCCGTCGACGTGCACAACGGCGAGGACGCGGTGATCGTCCTCGTCTCCGACGCGGGCCCGGGCATACCCGACCCCGAGGCCGCGATGGCGCGGGGCCGCGGCTCCGGGAGCGACGGCTCGACCGGGCTCGGCCTGGACATCGTGCGCCGGCTGGCGGAGTCCACCGGCGGGGACGTACGGATCGGCTCCTCGGTGCTCGGCGGCACGGAGGTGCGCATCTGGATCCAGCTGGACGGCCGCGCACCGGCGACCGGAGGGCACCGGCAGCCGCGGCGCCGCCGCCCCGGCCGGCTCGCGGCCGTACACCACCGCTCCCGGTCCCACTGA
- a CDS encoding response regulator transcription factor: MASVLVVEDDQFVRSALIRHLTDASHTVRSVGTALEALREVAHLRFDVVILDLGLPDLDGSEALKMLRGITDVPVIVATARDDETEIVRLLNAGADDYLTKPFSVEHLSARMAAVLRRARSGAAEGEPTPMIRVGGLTVDPLRRQAELDGARLDLTRREFDLLAFLARRPGVVVPRKELLAEVWQQSYGDDQTIDVHLSWLRRKLGETAASPRYLHTLRGVGVKLDPPGAGAPR, from the coding sequence ATGGCAAGTGTGCTCGTGGTCGAGGACGACCAGTTCGTACGCTCGGCGCTGATCCGGCACCTGACCGACGCCTCGCACACCGTGCGCAGCGTCGGGACGGCACTGGAGGCGCTGCGCGAGGTCGCCCACCTCCGTTTCGACGTGGTCATCCTGGACCTCGGACTGCCCGATCTCGACGGGTCCGAGGCCCTGAAGATGCTGCGCGGGATCACCGACGTGCCGGTGATCGTCGCCACAGCCCGGGACGACGAGACGGAGATCGTCCGGCTGCTGAACGCCGGGGCGGACGACTACCTGACCAAGCCCTTCTCGGTCGAGCACCTCTCGGCCCGCATGGCGGCCGTGCTGCGCCGCGCCCGCTCCGGCGCCGCGGAAGGGGAGCCGACCCCCATGATCCGGGTCGGCGGCCTGACCGTCGACCCGCTGCGCCGCCAGGCCGAGCTGGACGGCGCCCGACTCGACCTCACCCGCCGCGAGTTCGACCTGCTCGCCTTTCTGGCCCGCAGGCCCGGCGTCGTCGTCCCCCGCAAGGAACTGCTGGCCGAGGTGTGGCAGCAGTCCTACGGCGACGACCAGACCATCGACGTCCATCTGTCCTGGCTGCGCAGGAAACTGGGCGAGACGGCGGCCAGCCCGCGCTATCTGCACACCCTCCGGGGCGTCGGTGTGAAGCTCGATCCACCGGGGGCGGGTGCTCCCCGATGA